GTTCCAGAACTCACGGGCCAGCCGGGCGCCCCGCAGTTTCGCGTCGTAGGCGTAGCCCTGCAGCTCGCAGGTGGCCCGGGGAAAGCCGGGTGCCCGGCCGTCCCGGCCGACGATCGCGTCGTCGGAGTTCTTCCAGCACTGGTTGACCAGACCGTCCCGGGTGTTGCGGCGCTGGTAGCGGACGTAGCCGTCGCCGAGGGAGTCGCCGTACTCGTCGATCCAGTCCAGCGCCATCCGGGCCGGGTGGCGAAGTTCGCGCACCAGGTCGGCGTCGCCGTACCAGCGCTCGTACTCGTCGAGGAGGATGACGAACAGCGGGGTGGTGTCGGCCGCGCCGTAGTAGATCGTGGTCGGGTCCTCGCCGAAGGCGCTGCGCTCGCCGTACCGTACCCCGGCGAGGATCTTGCCCGGCTCCTCGTCGTACTGGTCGTCGAGCCGGCTGCCCTGGTCGAGCGCCAGCATGCGCAGCACGCTCGAGGCGAGCCCCGGCACGTACGGCAGCGTCTGGAACGCGGTGACCAGGGCATCCCGCCCGTACAGGCTCATCGACCAGGGCATCCCCGCCACCGGCAGCGGCTCGGTGTAGGCCAACGGGTTGTACCGCAACGCGGCCAGGTCGAGCAGACTACGCCGGTACGCCGTACCCAGCGTCCCGCTCTCGGCGACCAACTCGGGTGCCCGGTCCAGGAATTCGCACAGGTCCGTCCGCATGTCCTCATGGAGCTTCCGGCGGTGCGACTCCAGGTCGGTACGCAGGTCCTGGCCGACCCCCGGGCCGAGGAGCATACGGACGTGCAGGTCGGTGACCCACGACCCGTGCGGCTCGACCACGATCCGGAAGGTCATCCCGGCCTCGTCGACCTCGACCGGACGGGTGCTGGTCACCACGGTCTCCCGGGAGAAGCGCTCCCGCGCGTACCGCAGGCGCAGCTCCCGTTGCTCCGGCCGGGCGGTGACCTGGACCCGCCGCCGCTTCGGCGCGGCGATCTCGCCGGTGTCCGCGAAGTCGGAGCCGATCTCCAACCGGACGGCGAAGGTGGCCGGCTCGGCGGAATGGTTCAACACGGTGATCCGCTCGTTGAAGCTCTGGTCGAGGGATCGGTGCCGTAGCACCGAGACGTCCGCGTCGACGTAGTGGCTGGCGGCGCCGGGCACGAGGAGGAACCGGGTCTCGAAGTGCGTCATGTCCTCCCGGGACAGCGTGTTGCACCGTTTGCCGTCGATGGTGAGCACCCACCGGGACAGGAACCGGGTGTCGAAGGAGAAGAGCCCCGTCGGGGTACGTCGGTCGCACTCCATGTCGCCCTCGGCGTCGCTGACCGCGAAGGAGTTACCGGCCAGGACGTGGACGCGTTCGCCGCTCACCGTCGGCCCTCCTGTCGGGCGATGTCCCGGGGGTGCCGGGCGCCGGGCGGGCCCGGGAAGAGCCGGCGCAGGATCAGCAGCAACGGCAGGCGTCCGCTGGCCACCAGCTCGTTGCGCATCAGCGCGCTGGTGATGGCGGTACGGCCGGTGACGAGCTGGTCGAAGACCTCCTGGTCACCCCGGACCACCAGTTCCGCCTCGTCCGCCGACCGGGTCACCCGGACGCTCTGCCGGTCAAGGGTCAGGTACCAGTGATCGGTCCAGCCGTTCTCGCTGATGTCCAGGCGCAACGTGCCGGCCGCCGTCTCCGGCAGCTCGGCGTACCGACCCGCGATCTGGTGCGCCAGGAACTCCGTCGCCGGCCCGACCATCGCGCCGCTTTCCGTCCCACGCCCGGCCGTCCCCGACTGCCCGCATCGCGCCTCCATGCCCGGACGGTGACATCCGGGCAGGTGACGGCACCTCACCCGGGACGGGTGAGATCCCGCCGAAGCCGGGTAGTCGCGGCCGGCGGGACACGATGACGACGGAGGGCGACCACCATGCGTGCGCTACGACTGCTGAACTGGAAGAGCGAGCCGGAACTCGTCGAGGTGGACGAGCCGACCCCCGGCCCGGGGCAGGTGGTGGTCAGGATCGGGGCGGCCGGGGCGTGTCACTCCGACCTGCACCTGATGCACGAGTTCGAGCCGGGGACGGTGCCGTGGAACCCGCCGTTCACGCTGGGGCACGAGAACGCGGGATGGGTGCACGCCCTCGGCGCCGGCGTCACCGGGCTCGAGGTGGGACAACCGGTCGCCGTCTACGGTCCGTGGGGCTGCGGCACCTGCGCGCGCTGCCGGGTCGGCGTCGACCCGTACTGCGAGAACCCGGCCGGCGCCCCGGTGCCCGGCGGGGGCGGCGGCCTGGGGTTGGAC
The nucleotide sequence above comes from Micromonospora pallida. Encoded proteins:
- a CDS encoding SCP2 sterol-binding domain-containing protein; its protein translation is MEARCGQSGTAGRGTESGAMVGPATEFLAHQIAGRYAELPETAAGTLRLDISENGWTDHWYLTLDRQSVRVTRSADEAELVVRGDQEVFDQLVTGRTAITSALMRNELVASGRLPLLLILRRLFPGPPGARHPRDIARQEGRR
- a CDS encoding glycogen debranching N-terminal domain-containing protein, with the protein product MSGERVHVLAGNSFAVSDAEGDMECDRRTPTGLFSFDTRFLSRWVLTIDGKRCNTLSREDMTHFETRFLLVPGAASHYVDADVSVLRHRSLDQSFNERITVLNHSAEPATFAVRLEIGSDFADTGEIAAPKRRRVQVTARPEQRELRLRYARERFSRETVVTSTRPVEVDEAGMTFRIVVEPHGSWVTDLHVRMLLGPGVGQDLRTDLESHRRKLHEDMRTDLCEFLDRAPELVAESGTLGTAYRRSLLDLAALRYNPLAYTEPLPVAGMPWSMSLYGRDALVTAFQTLPYVPGLASSVLRMLALDQGSRLDDQYDEEPGKILAGVRYGERSAFGEDPTTIYYGAADTTPLFVILLDEYERWYGDADLVRELRHPARMALDWIDEYGDSLGDGYVRYQRRNTRDGLVNQCWKNSDDAIVGRDGRAPGFPRATCELQGYAYDAKLRGARLAREFWNDPAYADRLEREAAGLRERFDRDFWLPHRGAYALALGPDGEPVDAIASNQGHLLWSGIVDARRADEVAAHLLGPELFSGWGVRTLGSAQHGYNPVGAHLGAVWPFDTVLAAAGLRRYGFHREAARIAQGVVDMAGHFAGRLPELVAGYDRSLTRYPVPLPAGGSPQAWSAGALLMILSTILGLAPCGGNLLVNPELPEGFGRIELLDIPGRWGHADAYGRDRAAGRNGRPR